In the genome of Streptomyces pactum, one region contains:
- a CDS encoding carotenoid oxygenase family protein, whose product MTGKPYLTGHYTPVPDEITASELAVEGTLPPELTGRLVRNGHNPRPGITPAHWFRGSGMVHGIRLRDGRAEWYRNRWVRTPALDGAPYLTEHGPDLTASTAGTHVIEHAGRLLALCESALPFELTADLRTVGAFDWNGKLTSAMTAHPKEDPVTGELHFFSSSPFPPFLIHHVSSPDGTVLQSREVPGASPALKHDFAVTEHHVVFLEGSVTFDPSEHSGIPYAWSDTVPSRIGVLPRGAGGAARTRWFDIRPGFAMHLANAYEDARGRIVVEGPAVGREDWQRSWNWWVGAPDRGAEPVSGSHTVRWTVDPAAGRVTEEQTDDLTVEFPTINDARTGREHRYQYAVAFPDGRGTGDHALVKYDRRTGSRQVLPVGAGRLPSEAVFVPAGDAAEEDAGYLLTVVSDLNADASGLLVLDASDLSVPPLATVRLPRRVPATIHGSWIPDGPR is encoded by the coding sequence ATGACCGGCAAGCCGTACCTCACCGGCCACTACACCCCCGTCCCCGACGAGATCACCGCCTCCGAACTGGCCGTGGAGGGCACCCTGCCCCCGGAGCTGACCGGCCGGCTGGTGCGCAACGGCCACAACCCGAGGCCCGGCATCACCCCGGCCCACTGGTTCCGCGGCAGCGGCATGGTGCACGGCATCCGGCTCCGCGACGGCCGCGCCGAGTGGTACCGCAACCGCTGGGTCCGCACCCCCGCCCTGGACGGCGCGCCGTACCTGACCGAGCACGGGCCCGACCTCACCGCCAGCACCGCGGGCACCCATGTGATCGAGCACGCCGGACGCCTGCTCGCGCTGTGCGAGTCGGCCCTGCCCTTCGAACTCACCGCCGACCTGCGCACCGTGGGGGCGTTCGACTGGAACGGGAAGCTCACCTCGGCCATGACCGCGCACCCCAAGGAGGACCCGGTCACCGGGGAGCTCCACTTCTTCTCGTCCTCGCCCTTCCCGCCGTTCCTGATCCACCACGTCTCCTCACCCGACGGCACGGTCCTCCAGAGCCGTGAGGTCCCCGGGGCGAGCCCCGCGCTCAAGCACGACTTCGCCGTGACCGAGCACCACGTGGTCTTCCTGGAGGGCTCGGTGACCTTCGATCCGTCGGAACACTCCGGCATCCCCTACGCCTGGAGCGACACCGTGCCGAGTCGGATCGGGGTGCTGCCGCGCGGTGCCGGGGGCGCGGCCCGGACCCGCTGGTTCGACATCCGCCCCGGTTTCGCGATGCACCTGGCCAACGCCTACGAGGACGCCCGAGGCCGGATCGTGGTCGAGGGGCCGGCGGTGGGCCGCGAGGACTGGCAGCGGTCGTGGAACTGGTGGGTCGGAGCCCCCGACCGCGGCGCCGAACCGGTCTCCGGCTCACACACCGTGCGGTGGACCGTCGATCCGGCGGCGGGCCGGGTCACCGAGGAGCAGACCGACGACCTGACCGTCGAGTTCCCCACCATCAACGACGCCCGCACCGGCCGGGAGCACCGCTACCAGTACGCGGTCGCCTTCCCCGACGGCCGGGGCACCGGTGACCACGCCCTCGTCAAGTACGACCGCCGCACCGGAAGCCGGCAGGTCCTGCCCGTGGGCGCCGGCCGGCTGCCCAGCGAGGCCGTCTTCGTGCCCGCCGGGGACGCCGCCGAGGAGGACGCCGGGTATCTGCTCACCGTCGTCAGCGACCTGAACGCCGACGCCTCCGGCCTGCTCGTCCTGGACGCCTCGGATCTGTCGGTCCCGCCCCTCGCCACGGTCCGGCTGCCCCGCCGGGTCCCCGCCACGATCCACGGCTCCTGGATACCGGACGGCCCGCGGTGA
- a CDS encoding 2-hydroxyacid dehydrogenase → MDMVAFGVLDDERALLEEAFGAAAQGIRCLEVSLDADTAPAAGGHEVVSSSVNDVLDARVLEILAAGGTRMIAQRATGYNNIDLARARELGMTVARVSSYSPYSVAEFAWALALAVNRRTVRAVGRTREFDFRLTGLMGRDFHGRTAGVLGTGKIGAAFARIAHGFGMRLLGWDVVRNPECLALGMEYVGKEQLFAEADLISLHVPLVPGTHHLVGPAALAAMKDDAILVNTGRGGLIDASALVAALKRGKLDGVGLDVYEEEAGVFFFDHSLDVMADDVLARLMTFRNVLVTSHQAYFTRDAVGQIISATVRNVADYRAGRRSENTLVAGPAPA, encoded by the coding sequence ATGGACATGGTGGCGTTCGGGGTACTGGACGACGAACGGGCACTGCTGGAGGAGGCGTTCGGGGCGGCGGCGCAGGGCATCCGGTGCCTGGAGGTGTCCCTGGACGCGGACACCGCCCCGGCGGCCGGCGGGCACGAGGTGGTCAGCAGCAGTGTGAACGACGTGCTCGACGCCCGGGTGCTGGAGATCCTCGCGGCCGGCGGCACCCGGATGATCGCCCAGCGGGCCACCGGCTACAACAACATCGACCTGGCCCGCGCCCGCGAACTGGGCATGACGGTGGCCCGGGTCTCGTCCTACTCCCCGTACTCGGTCGCGGAGTTCGCGTGGGCCCTGGCCCTGGCCGTCAACCGACGTACGGTCCGGGCGGTCGGCCGGACCCGGGAGTTCGACTTCCGGCTGACCGGGCTGATGGGCCGGGACTTCCACGGCCGCACCGCGGGCGTCCTGGGCACCGGGAAGATCGGCGCGGCCTTCGCCCGGATCGCCCACGGTTTCGGGATGCGGCTGCTGGGCTGGGACGTGGTGCGGAACCCCGAGTGCCTGGCGCTGGGCATGGAGTACGTCGGCAAGGAGCAGCTGTTCGCCGAGGCGGACCTGATCAGTCTGCATGTGCCCCTGGTGCCCGGGACCCACCACCTGGTCGGCCCGGCGGCGCTGGCGGCGATGAAGGACGACGCCATCCTGGTCAACACCGGCCGCGGCGGACTGATCGACGCCTCGGCCCTGGTGGCCGCGTTGAAGCGGGGCAAGCTGGACGGGGTGGGCCTGGACGTGTACGAGGAGGAGGCCGGAGTCTTCTTCTTCGACCACTCCCTCGACGTGATGGCCGACGACGTGCTGGCGCGGCTGATGACCTTCCGCAACGTCCTGGTCACCTCCCACCAGGCGTACTTCACCCGGGACGCGGTCGGTCAGATCATCAGCGCCACGGTGCGCAACGTGGCGGATTACCGGGCCGGCCGCCGGAGCGAGAACACCCTGGTGGCGGGCCCGGCCCCGGCCTGA
- a CDS encoding GntR family transcriptional regulator — protein sequence MEQMRNRLRSADVEAKLREDLAGGVYAPGDRLPDVESLAEQLGKHTRAVLAAYRRLVEDGVLLEGLLEPGYFVAAADLAPEARTTARAVRAVQDRLLELEGRLGELTERMAALERLARETRCRCRYGHSG from the coding sequence ATGGAGCAGATGCGGAACAGGCTGCGGTCCGCCGATGTGGAGGCGAAGCTGCGCGAGGACCTCGCGGGCGGGGTGTACGCCCCGGGCGACCGGCTGCCGGACGTCGAGAGCCTGGCCGAACAGCTCGGCAAGCACACCAGGGCGGTGCTGGCCGCGTACCGCCGGCTGGTCGAGGACGGGGTGCTGCTGGAGGGGCTGCTGGAGCCGGGATACTTCGTGGCCGCTGCGGATCTGGCTCCGGAGGCCCGCACCACCGCACGCGCGGTGCGGGCGGTACAGGACCGGCTGCTGGAGCTCGAAGGACGCCTGGGCGAGCTGACCGAACGGATGGCGGCGCTGGAGCGCCTCGCCCGGGAGACCCGGTGCCGGTGCCGGTACGGCCACTCGGGCTGA
- a CDS encoding SpoIIE family protein phosphatase — protein MTGDGARDGAVPGALPSTEVPALLGTAACVVDDRGVIVAVNSLAERLLGAAASDLVGGDAHDLLHRDRHGQPLARSRCRMEEAVLARRACDGRGWFRRGDGTLTELYWLVTPCAGEGGRTATMVIFYGANAEAPGGQKPDLDRTTLSELDRLALLAETTTQLTSTFDSEEALRRLVRLAIPRLADWVVVDLITEVDEVERTIVAHHRDGVPFLREDLQGPMPPVPAESPMPLSRALRGAASTLVTPATYQGPPDSGVAIEQRRLFAATGMHSAAIAPIRGVREVLGALTLGRSDRPDPMSATDLSLLEDITRRAGVALENARLYQRQRKVAETMQRHLLPQLPSVPGLQMAARYLAAPDASQVGGDWYDAFTLSDGSTALAIGDVVGHDLDAAAGMAQVRSMLRAYAWTHREPPGTTVNRLDESVVPVAGVSMVTLVFGILRRTEEGGWHLSWTNAGHPPPLLVTHDGRTRFLTEGHGMLLSTGLSPSRTEAGVVLPPRATLVLYTDGLVEARGRAINDGMDRLRRHAASLAHRPLAAFTDLLLQRARPTRSENDDDVAVLTLRTPEHGGSATD, from the coding sequence ATGACGGGAGACGGGGCGAGAGACGGGGCCGTGCCCGGTGCGCTCCCCTCGACCGAGGTGCCGGCGCTGCTGGGGACGGCGGCGTGCGTGGTGGACGACCGCGGGGTGATCGTCGCGGTGAACTCCCTGGCGGAGCGGCTGCTGGGCGCGGCCGCGTCGGACCTCGTCGGCGGGGACGCCCACGACCTGCTCCACCGCGACCGGCACGGACAGCCGCTGGCCAGGTCCCGGTGCCGGATGGAGGAGGCGGTCCTGGCCCGCCGGGCATGCGACGGCCGGGGCTGGTTCCGCCGCGGGGACGGCACCCTGACCGAGCTCTACTGGCTGGTCACCCCGTGTGCCGGGGAGGGTGGCCGCACGGCCACCATGGTGATCTTCTACGGGGCGAACGCCGAGGCGCCGGGCGGGCAGAAGCCGGACCTGGACCGGACGACGCTGTCGGAACTGGACCGCCTGGCGCTGCTCGCCGAGACCACCACCCAGCTCACCTCGACCTTCGACAGCGAGGAGGCACTGCGCCGGCTGGTGCGGCTGGCCATACCCCGGCTCGCCGACTGGGTGGTGGTCGATCTGATCACCGAGGTCGACGAGGTGGAACGGACCATCGTGGCGCACCACCGGGACGGGGTGCCGTTCCTCCGGGAGGACCTGCAGGGCCCGATGCCGCCGGTACCCGCGGAGTCGCCGATGCCGCTGTCCCGGGCGCTGCGCGGCGCGGCGTCCACCCTGGTGACCCCCGCGACGTACCAGGGGCCGCCGGACTCCGGCGTCGCCATCGAACAGCGGCGGCTGTTCGCCGCGACCGGCATGCACTCGGCGGCGATCGCGCCGATACGCGGGGTGCGCGAGGTGCTCGGGGCGCTGACCCTGGGCCGCTCCGACCGTCCGGACCCGATGTCCGCCACCGACCTGTCGCTGCTGGAGGACATCACCCGCCGCGCCGGGGTGGCCCTGGAGAACGCCCGGCTGTACCAGCGTCAGCGCAAGGTGGCCGAGACGATGCAGCGGCATCTGCTCCCGCAGCTGCCCTCGGTGCCCGGACTCCAGATGGCCGCCCGCTACCTCGCCGCGCCGGACGCCTCCCAGGTCGGCGGCGACTGGTACGACGCGTTCACCCTGTCCGACGGCAGCACGGCGCTGGCGATCGGCGACGTGGTCGGCCACGACCTGGACGCCGCGGCGGGCATGGCCCAGGTCCGCAGCATGCTCCGGGCCTACGCGTGGACGCACCGCGAGCCTCCCGGCACCACCGTGAACCGGCTGGACGAGTCGGTGGTCCCGGTCGCCGGGGTGTCCATGGTGACCCTGGTGTTCGGCATCCTGCGGCGGACCGAGGAGGGCGGCTGGCACCTGTCCTGGACCAACGCCGGCCATCCGCCGCCGCTGCTGGTCACGCACGACGGGCGGACCCGCTTCCTCACCGAGGGCCACGGGATGCTGCTGAGCACCGGCCTGTCGCCCAGCCGTACCGAGGCCGGTGTGGTCCTGCCGCCGCGGGCGACGCTGGTGCTGTACACCGACGGCCTCGTCGAGGCCCGGGGCCGGGCGATCAACGACGGGATGGACCGGCTGCGCAGACACGCCGCCTCGCTGGCACACCGCCCCCTGGCCGCCTTCACCGACCTGCTGCTCCAGCGCGCCCGGCCCACCCGGAGCGAGAACGACGACGACGTCGCCGTCCTCACCCTGCGCACCCCGGAGCACGGCGGGAGCGCGACGGACTGA
- a CDS encoding DUF5997 family protein, whose product MTTHTSTQTMKPATAAKKLGVYLEATPAEFREGVVSRAELNALQADPPQWLRELRRNGPHPRPVVAAKLGVSISGLARGGVTEPLTTEQIEALKAELPEWLVRERAVQAEVRKEALRLKETKEKREQAA is encoded by the coding sequence ATGACGACGCACACGAGCACCCAGACCATGAAGCCCGCGACCGCGGCGAAGAAGCTGGGTGTGTACCTCGAAGCCACCCCCGCGGAGTTCCGGGAGGGCGTCGTCTCACGGGCCGAGCTCAACGCGCTGCAGGCCGATCCGCCGCAGTGGCTGCGGGAGCTGCGGCGCAACGGCCCGCACCCCCGGCCGGTGGTCGCGGCCAAGCTGGGCGTGTCCATCTCCGGTCTGGCGCGGGGCGGGGTCACCGAGCCGCTCACCACCGAGCAGATCGAGGCCCTGAAGGCCGAGCTTCCCGAGTGGCTGGTGCGCGAGCGCGCGGTCCAGGCGGAGGTCCGCAAGGAAGCGCTGCGGCTGAAGGAGACGAAGGAGAAGCGGGAACAGGCGGCCTGA
- a CDS encoding LysR family substrate-binding domain-containing protein, giving the protein MTGSETTPSFRLAYVPGVTPAKWVRIWNERLPDIPLTLVQVSAAEAFGALRNGEADAGLARLPADRPDDLSAIPLYTETTVVVVPKDHLVAAVEEVSAEDLADDIVLHPMDETLDWQRRPGTPAKERPATTADAVELVAAGVGLLVVPQSLARLHHRRDLTYRPVTDAPQSRVGLCWPQEATTDMVEDFIGIVRGRTVNSTRGRRPAPEQPKEQRPRAAEGTPRRTPARGRAAAPGKNPRKPAGGRQGRSRRRS; this is encoded by the coding sequence GTGACAGGCTCGGAGACCACCCCTTCGTTCCGGCTCGCGTACGTCCCCGGCGTGACCCCCGCAAAGTGGGTGCGGATCTGGAACGAGCGACTGCCGGACATCCCGCTGACCCTGGTCCAGGTGTCCGCCGCCGAGGCGTTCGGCGCCCTGCGGAACGGGGAGGCCGACGCCGGGCTCGCGCGGCTGCCGGCCGACCGGCCGGACGACCTCAGCGCGATCCCCCTCTACACCGAGACGACGGTGGTCGTGGTCCCCAAGGACCATCTGGTGGCGGCGGTCGAGGAGGTGTCCGCCGAGGACCTGGCCGACGACATCGTGCTGCACCCGATGGACGAGACCCTCGACTGGCAACGACGCCCCGGGACGCCCGCCAAGGAGCGCCCCGCCACCACCGCGGACGCGGTGGAGCTGGTGGCGGCCGGGGTGGGCCTGCTGGTGGTCCCACAGTCGCTCGCCCGCCTGCACCACCGACGGGACCTCACCTACCGGCCGGTGACCGACGCCCCGCAGTCCCGGGTGGGGCTGTGCTGGCCGCAGGAGGCCACCACCGACATGGTGGAGGACTTCATCGGGATCGTCCGCGGGCGGACCGTCAACAGCACCCGGGGCCGCCGCCCGGCACCGGAGCAGCCGAAGGAGCAGCGGCCGCGGGCGGCGGAGGGCACGCCGCGGCGGACACCGGCGCGCGGCCGGGCCGCCGCGCCGGGGAAGAACCCGCGCAAGCCCGCCGGCGGGCGGCAGGGCAGGTCCCGGCGCCGCTCCTGA
- a CDS encoding TetR/AcrR family transcriptional regulator, with translation MPRTKGDHEARRREVSEAVWRVLAAHGFGGLTLRAVAAELGASTGLLTHYFPAKRDLVAHALDLLEQRSADRPRRTGGPGLSAVRAALLDILPLTAEATAGNRIWVSSWDTALADPAWTEDYAGKYARSREKLRDLVAAAQDRGELTGGDPARIAAGAQAFVLGLVVQALFDPGAFPPDRQVALLDDYLAALTVPPAGT, from the coding sequence ATGCCACGTACCAAGGGGGACCACGAGGCCCGCCGCCGGGAGGTCTCCGAGGCGGTCTGGCGGGTGCTGGCCGCGCACGGCTTCGGCGGTCTGACGCTCCGGGCGGTGGCCGCCGAACTCGGCGCGAGCACCGGCCTGCTCACGCACTACTTCCCGGCCAAGCGGGACCTGGTCGCGCACGCCCTGGACCTGCTGGAACAGCGCAGTGCCGACCGTCCGCGCCGGACCGGCGGCCCGGGCCTGTCCGCCGTGCGCGCCGCGCTGCTGGACATCCTGCCGCTGACCGCCGAGGCCACCGCCGGCAACCGGATCTGGGTGTCCTCCTGGGACACCGCGCTCGCCGACCCGGCGTGGACCGAGGACTACGCGGGGAAGTACGCGCGCAGCCGCGAGAAGCTGCGCGACCTGGTCGCCGCCGCCCAGGACCGGGGCGAGCTGACCGGCGGTGACCCGGCGCGCATCGCGGCCGGCGCGCAGGCGTTCGTCCTCGGCCTGGTGGTGCAGGCGCTGTTCGACCCCGGGGCGTTCCCGCCCGACCGCCAGGTGGCGCTCCTGGACGACTACCTGGCAGCGCTGACCGTCCCGCCCGCGGGGACATGA
- a CDS encoding GNAT family N-acetyltransferase: protein MFSVPLGDDAELRPLEVWHAEEFAAHLDRAREHIRPWVGASFVTDDLDGARATLRRYAERRAEDSAGLHGIWLDGTLVGGVMFVEFHAALGVCELGCWLEPAAEGHGLVTRGCHTLLDWAFTVRGMHRAEWRCRSDNERSAAVARRLGMTREGVQRQSWPSGGVRHDKELWAVLAPEWRAARASAG, encoded by the coding sequence ATGTTCTCCGTCCCGCTCGGCGATGACGCCGAACTCCGCCCGCTGGAGGTCTGGCACGCCGAGGAATTCGCCGCGCACCTGGACCGGGCGCGGGAGCACATCCGGCCCTGGGTCGGGGCCTCGTTCGTCACCGACGACCTCGACGGGGCGCGCGCCACGCTGCGCCGTTACGCCGAGCGCCGGGCCGAGGACAGCGCCGGCCTGCACGGCATCTGGCTCGACGGCACGCTCGTCGGCGGGGTGATGTTCGTGGAGTTCCACGCCGCCCTGGGCGTCTGCGAGCTGGGGTGCTGGCTGGAGCCGGCCGCCGAGGGCCACGGTCTGGTGACCCGGGGCTGCCACACCCTGCTGGACTGGGCCTTCACCGTCCGCGGGATGCACCGCGCCGAATGGCGCTGCCGGTCCGACAACGAGCGGAGCGCGGCGGTCGCCCGGCGGCTCGGCATGACCCGGGAGGGCGTGCAGCGGCAGTCCTGGCCCTCCGGCGGGGTCCGCCACGACAAGGAGCTGTGGGCGGTGCTCGCGCCGGAATGGCGGGCCGCACGGGCCTCGGCGGGGTGA
- a CDS encoding MbtH family protein: MTNPFEDENGTYVVLVNDEGQHSLWPSFIDVPAGWTVAHPEDTRAACLAFVEENWTDLRPKSLIAAMGEADD; this comes from the coding sequence ATGACCAACCCCTTCGAGGACGAGAACGGCACCTACGTCGTCCTGGTCAACGACGAAGGACAGCACTCCCTGTGGCCCTCGTTCATCGACGTGCCCGCCGGCTGGACCGTCGCCCACCCGGAGGACACCCGCGCCGCCTGCCTGGCCTTCGTCGAGGAGAACTGGACGGATCTGCGGCCCAAGAGCCTCATCGCCGCCATGGGCGAGGCGGACGACTGA
- a CDS encoding low affinity iron permease family protein — protein sequence MVVRHPAERTEGKGRFERLAEAASNFTSSPLFHGICLVLVAFFVVTHAAGMGQTWMFLAGDLMTAVTLLLLALLKNSERRAEHAVQRKLDAIAAALLEQHEGRTVRAHDDLRRAIGMDEKV from the coding sequence ATGGTGGTGCGACACCCCGCGGAACGTACGGAGGGCAAGGGCCGGTTCGAGCGGCTCGCCGAGGCCGCGTCGAACTTCACCAGTTCCCCCCTCTTCCACGGCATCTGCCTGGTGCTCGTCGCCTTCTTCGTCGTCACCCACGCCGCCGGAATGGGCCAGACCTGGATGTTCCTGGCCGGGGACCTGATGACGGCGGTGACGCTGCTGCTGCTCGCCCTGCTGAAGAACTCCGAACGCCGGGCCGAGCACGCGGTGCAGCGGAAGCTCGACGCGATCGCCGCGGCACTGCTGGAGCAGCACGAGGGCCGGACCGTCCGGGCCCACGACGATCTGCGCCGGGCCATCGGGATGGACGAGAAGGTCTGA